A single window of Drosophila suzukii chromosome 3, CBGP_Dsuzu_IsoJpt1.0, whole genome shotgun sequence DNA harbors:
- the LOC139352735 gene encoding uncharacterized protein — translation MEANTCVKCNSKEHKIYACSKFGELSIEQRRAFVKAKSLCFNCLKPGHVSRTCESKFTCKFCHNRHHSLLHADILNSQAAVTSTHSRDDERHIPSAPEDATVTISHIAQAQVAPTAESLCNESTTATQPQGLRKSALPTALVFVKNATGSHTTCRVLLDSGSELSYISERCVQALGLARSPSRILVTGISSIKAETTRGCSTLDLQSRISDHTMKVRAHLLSKITSTLARHDIAASALKAFAGFELADSDYQSLAPVDILLGSDYVWTVFTGQKMFDSQGNIIAISTIFGWVITFIVTIGCSSTTTMHTAIDIDESLRRFWELEDVNQEFHGKPEDDEVEQHFVKTHTRDSKGRYIVELPFKNSKEQFSDTLQGALRRFSGVERRQKKDPNLHSQYVPFMREYLQLGHMRELSPEDIDKKPSFYLPHHPVITQKLRVVFDGSFKDKNGRSLNEALHIGPSILRNRFSICMRFRMFKFVFSADIVKMYRQIWVAANHCGYQRIVWREDETTPIKHYELSTVTYGTSCAQFLAVRVLDQLAHDHQQDFPTAAKILKEQFYVDDVLTGAHTEEELIRNQNELIQLMKCTGMELGKLVSNSSLVADRSLATTEVQGKGSNSTAKVLGIHWVPEEDMLSYKVCLTTNPHNTKRQMLSDVARIFDPLGILSPVVVQFKILFQELWLPDLGCGTELPAKISDWWINAVTTYTSFATYACHDLSKTMKITSNCRDFQMHPSRHIPQSSIAEWCEQMASYLFRS, via the coding sequence ATGGAAGCAAACACTTGTGTGAAGTGTAACTCGAAGGAGCACAAGATCTACGCCTGCTCAAAGTTTGGTGAATTGTCAATCGAGCAGAGACGCGCATTTGTTAAGGCAAAATCACTGTGCTTTAACTGCCTTAAGCCTGGGCATGTGTCGCGAACGTGTGAATCCAAATTCACATGCAAGTTTTGCCACAATCGTCACCACTCTCTGCTACATGCAGATATTCTTAATTCGCAGGCCGCTGTCACTTCGACACACTCACGAGATGATGAAAGGCACATCCCAAGCGCTCCCGAAGATGCTACGGTCACCATCAGCCATATCGCTCAGGCACAAGTGGCTCCCACAGCTGAATCCTTGTGCAACGAATCAACAACCGCAACACAGCCACAAGGGCTACGAAAAAGTGCATTGCCAACAGCTCTAGTGTTTGTTAAAAACGCAACAGGATCGCACACTACCTGCCGGGTGCTTTTGGACAGTGGTTCGGAACTGTCGTACATCTCCGAGCGGTGCGTACAGGCGCTCGGACTGGCACGCTCACCGTCACGAATTTTGGTGACTGGAATTTCGTCAATCAAGGCTGAGACAACTAGAGGTTGCAGCACACTGGACTTGCAGTCAAGGATCTCAGATCACACAATGAAGGTACGTGCTCACTTACTCAGCAAAATTACCTCCACGTTGGCAAGACACGATATCGCCGCCTCAGCACTCAAGGCATTCGCTGGCTTTGAGCTTGCGGATTCTGACTATCAATCGTTGGCGCCAGTTGATATACTTCTGGGCAGCGACTACGTTTGGACCGTGTTTACCGGTCAAAAGATGTTCGACAGCCAGGGCAACATCATCGCCATTTCGACCATATTTGGATGGGTCATAACATTTATCGTTACTATCGGATGTTCAtctacaacaacaatgcacacGGCTATAGACATTGACGAATCGCTACGGCGCTTTTGGGAGCTGGAGGATGTCAACCAGGAATTCCATGGGAAACCAGAGGACGATGAAGTTGAACAGCACTTTGTGAAGACGCACACTCGGGACTCTAAGGGGCGTTACATCGTCGAACTTCCGTTCAAAAACTCCAAGGAACAGTTTTCGGATACTTTACAGGGAGCGCTAAGAAGATTCAGTGGTGTAGAGCGACGCCAAAAGAAAGACCCCAATCTGCATTCACAGTACGTGCCATTTATGCGTGAGTATCTTCAGTTGGGCCACATGCGAGAACTATCGCCAGAAGACATTGACAAAAAGCCGAGCTTTTACTTGCCACATCATCCTGTAATTACCCAAAAACTACGGGTCGTATTTGACGGCTCATTCAAGGACAAGAATGGACGGTCCTTAAACGAAGCTCTGCACATTGGACCCAGCATTCTACGAAACCGTTTTTCGATTTGTATGCGTTTCAGAATGTTCAAGTTCGTATTTTCAGCAGATATTGTCAAAATGTATCGACAAATCTGGGTGGCTGCCAACCATTGTGGCTATCAGCGAATTGTTTGGAGAGAAGATGAAACGACTCCTATTAAACACTATGAACTGTCCACGGTAACATACGGCACATCCTGCGCACAATTTTTAGCAGTTAGGGTCCTGGATCAGTTAGCTCACGACCATCAGCAGGACTTTCCTACCGCTGCAAAGATCTTGAAGGAGCAGTTTTATGTGGACGACGTACTGACCGGAGCACATACCGAGGAGGAGCTCATTCGCAATCAAAATGAGTTGATCCAGTTGATGAAATGTACAGGCATGGAACTTGGTAAATTGGTTTCCAATTCATCACTTGTCGCTGACAGATCTCTCGCTACAACCGAAGTACAAGGCAAAGGATCCAATTCGACAGCAAAAGTTCTTGGCATTCATTGGGTTCCAGAAGAGGATATGTTATCCTACAAAGTTTGCCTTACAACAAATCCGCACAACACCAAACGCCAAATGCTGTCAGATGTGGCACGCATTTTTGACCCGCTGGGTATTCTGTCGCCAGTGGTAGTGCAGTTTAAAATTCTGTTCCAAGAATTGTGGCTGCCCGATCTGGGCTGCGGCACGGAGCTTCCTGCAAAAATTTCGGACTGGTGGATAAATGCCGTAACGACCTACACATCCTTCGCGACCTACGCCTGCCACGATTTGTCCAAAACAATGAAGATCACATCGAACTGCAGGGAT